One genomic region from Mesorhizobium terrae encodes:
- a CDS encoding hemin-degrading factor, with translation MDQRVKPAPHEIRRMRAENPKMRERDLAAQLGISEAELVAAHCGEGVTRVEPRVNDLLTGLEPVGEVMALTRNESAVHEKIGVYDKVVTGEHTAMALGENIDLRIFPKVWAHGFAVEKRDGDDIRHSLQFFDAAGEAVHKVHLRPSSNLYAYQKLVDQLVSPNQEPTVALTSLAEDDAPGELSPQTVDDLRERWSKLTDVHQFFGMLRTLKLSRQQAVQMIGKDYAWKLDPEAVTAMFNAAAESAQPIMCFVGNRGCIQIHSGPVKSIKPMGPWINVLDETFHLHLRTDHITEAWAVRKPTKDGHVTSLEAYGADGKMIIQFFGKRHEGEVERADWRSLAESLPRLATQSAA, from the coding sequence ATGGACCAGCGCGTAAAGCCAGCCCCGCACGAAATTCGGCGGATGCGAGCGGAAAACCCCAAAATGCGCGAGCGCGATCTCGCCGCTCAGCTCGGCATTTCGGAAGCCGAACTTGTGGCCGCGCATTGCGGCGAGGGGGTTACGCGCGTCGAGCCGCGCGTCAACGATCTCCTGACTGGTCTCGAACCGGTCGGCGAGGTCATGGCGCTGACCCGCAACGAAAGCGCGGTCCACGAGAAAATCGGCGTCTACGACAAGGTCGTCACCGGCGAGCACACGGCGATGGCGCTGGGCGAGAATATCGACCTGCGCATCTTCCCGAAGGTATGGGCGCATGGCTTTGCCGTCGAGAAGCGCGACGGCGATGACATCCGCCACAGCCTGCAGTTCTTCGACGCGGCGGGCGAGGCCGTGCACAAGGTGCATCTGCGTCCGTCCTCCAACCTCTATGCCTATCAGAAACTGGTCGACCAACTCGTCTCGCCCAACCAGGAGCCGACAGTGGCGCTTACGAGCCTCGCCGAGGACGATGCGCCGGGCGAATTGTCGCCGCAGACGGTGGACGATCTGCGCGAGCGCTGGAGCAAGCTGACCGACGTGCACCAGTTCTTCGGCATGCTGCGCACGCTGAAGCTCAGCCGTCAGCAGGCGGTTCAGATGATCGGCAAGGATTATGCCTGGAAGCTCGATCCCGAGGCGGTGACGGCGATGTTTAATGCCGCCGCCGAAAGCGCACAGCCGATCATGTGCTTCGTCGGCAATCGGGGCTGCATCCAGATCCATTCCGGCCCGGTCAAGTCGATCAAGCCGATGGGGCCGTGGATCAACGTGCTGGACGAGACGTTCCACCTGCACCTGCGCACCGACCACATCACCGAAGCCTGGGCCGTGCGCAAGCCGACCAAGGACGGTCACGTCACCTCGCTCGAAGCCTATGGCGCCGACGGCAAGATGATCATCCAGTTCTTCGGCAAACGCCATGAAGGCGAGGTCGAGCGTGCCGATTGGCGCTCGCTGGCCGAGAGCCTGCCGCGCCTGGCAACGCAGAGTGCCGCATGA